Below is a genomic region from Pedobacter cryoconitis.
TCTGAATGGTTTGAACTGTACATAATACTTTTCATTGGCAGCTATGAAATCGTATGCTTTCTCATAATTTTCACAGAGCTTATCCTGGATTTTGACCCTGCTAAAGAAATAGCAAGGATAGGAGGCTTCAATCCCATAAAATACAGGGGGAACATGTTGTATAGTGATCCTGTCAGTATTGCTATTGTTATAACCCACATAATCCAGCATAATATAGGGGATCCCGGTTTCCTTAACCTCATCCAGCAATTGATATGGTTTGTCAATATATTGCAGCACACTACAGATCAGAAAGAGCTGGGGCTTGTTTTCTGCCATACACTCCTGAATGCTGCTGTAGAATTTTATGTGTTCATTTTCAAAGTGTTTCTTTCCTGCTTCCACGAACTTTGGTTGTTCGATAATGCACCACTTTAATTTCTTTAAATGTTTAAGGTAAGGATAGTTTTGATAATAGGTAGTGCCCAAAGAGCCGCCAAAGTCGATGACAGTCAGCTCGTTATCATGGGTGGAAGCAATGTATAGCAGTGTCTTTAACAAAGGGAAATTCATCTGAACGGTATCATAGGCAATCCCGTCCCGCTCATAAGCAATCTCTTTATTTTTAACCTGGTAAGTCGTTTCAATGATCCGGTTCAGGATATGATCTTCATCGTAACCTTTACATTTCTCTTTAGCCTGTTCATAGGTCTTGTAATTACCTTTCCAGCCGTATTTAAAACTATACCATCTTAAAGTATTCACAATAGGAGGGGCAAGTTCTTTCAATAAATAGAACATCCTTCGTTATTTTAAATTTTCTTCAAATGGACGGTTGAGTATTTTCAGGCTTTCATATGGAATCATAAGGCTCATAGATATAGTCTTTAGGATCAAATGCGGTAGAGGCCAGCACTAAAAGAATTGCATCTGCTGAAAAATCATGCATCACATGCCAGTCTTCGGGTAATAACATCAAGCATTTTTCAGGACTGTCTAAATCAAATATTTCTGTCTTTTTCCCGTTGTTGTTGGTGATTTTGCAGGATCCTTTGATACAGATAGCCGCCTGGTGGGTTTCATGATGTCTGTGACCTCCGCGATCAGTGTCATCCACAGAGTAGATGTAGAATAATCTTTTAATTTCGAAAGGAACAATATTATCAAGCACTGTCAAAATGCCTCTGCTATCTTTAAAAGTTTGTATATTAAGTATGTGCGCCATTTGCTAATAAGTTCTTATCTATTAAATTAAGGATTTCCGGATGCTCGGACATATTAAATTTCCTTGCAAACAGCATTTCTGAAGCTGCAATTTTTTCAAAGTCACTTTCATCCAGTGTTTTAGGGTTAGCTCCACCGGCTGACCAGTCAATATACCGGTAATTGTTATTGACAATTCTGTCTTTATATCTGGAATTCAATAGTATAGTCTGGAAAACAAATTCATCACTCGCCCAGCATAAAGAGAAGAAGTATTTAAGTTTCTGATCATTTTCAACGGTGTGGACCACGTGTAAGGCAACTTCCGGGCTTAACATCCAGAACATCGACTTACCATAAGGATGCAGGTTATAAGGGAGTTTCCTTTTAGGCATGATTTTATTGATCAGGTTTTCCAGCCTGTATTTCCCAATGAAGTTATAGCTGCTCAGGAAGTATTTTTCCATTCTGATCAGCCCTTCTTTCCAGTCATTTTTGATGTCACGGTAACTTAAGAACTCTTTACCCTTGTTGTTGAGGAAAAAATCATTGATAAAATCAGCGGATTTAACCGGATAATCCTGTCCGCTCAGAAAATTGATAAAATCATACCTGATACCGGTTTTTGAAATCTCCTTGATACATTCAAAGGTTGCGGTCACCGTACTGAAGCCTGCCCATTTGACATCGATCCTGTTATTAATGAAATAAACATTAGGGATATCTTTAAGAAATAAGTGAGGGTTTATGTCAAACTTCTTATCTACGTGAATATAGAAATCGAAATTAGGGTGAGATAAACTTTTGATCATTCGCTCTGTTTGTTCTGGACTGGTATAAGTAAGAATCAGATGGGCAATACGCATTTTCTGGTAGAGTTAATGAAGATTTCGTGTCAACTGTAACACCGACCCTATAGAAAAAATGGTGCCAGTATTAAAAAGCGATTAAAACGCTCAACGCTATTTTATAATAATTAATGTTTAAATGCTAACAGGCAATAAATTTAATATTTTATCTGCATTGTTTAGAGCCGATGCTAACTTAAAAGCATAAACCTCAATATTTGCCCAAATTGTAGATCCTCTTGTACAACATTTCATTATAAAATCTTTTTAGCTTGCTAAAATCAGAGCCCGTTGTTTTGGATTACTTATTGCTCTTAACGGCATAATCATTAGTAGCTGTTTACTGTATGGAAATTATTACTTTTACAAGGAATGAAACGCACTTCAATTATAACTGTTAATTTTAATCAGCCGGAAGTAACGCTGGATTTCCTTCAATCGGTAAAACTTCATACTAAGCTGGCTGAAGTGGAGGTTATTTTAGTCGATAATGGAAGCAGTGAAGATCATTCCGCTGTTTTCCTGAAAGAATATCCTGAACTTATTTATATTTCTTCTGCTGAAAACCTGGGTTTTGCGGGTGGAAATAATCTCGGAATTGCAAGAGCATCAGGGGAATATCTTTTATTTTTAAATAACGATACTGAAATTACCGGAAGCCTGGTGAGCGAGCTGACCGGCGCATTGGATGAAAATCCGGAAATCGGCTTAATCTCGCCATTGTTATTGTATTTTGATGCACCGGACGTAATTCAGTATGCAGGTTCGACCAAAATGAATTATATCACCTGCCGGAACAGTACTATTGGTGCGATGGAAACTAACCGGGGACAATATGACAGGGCTTTTGAGGAAACGGCTTTTTGTCACGGTGCTGCCATGATGTGCCGTAAGGCTGATCTGGCAACTGCGGGGTTAATGGACAATAACTTTTTCCTCTATTATGAGGAGCTGGACTGGTGCGAGAAATTTAAAAAAGCAGGTAAAAAGATATGGTTTACCGGCCGTACCCGGGTTTACCATAAAGAATCCATGAGTGTGGGAAAAGAAAGCAAGATCAAAACTTACTTTATGACCCGGAACAGGATGCTGTTTATCCGCAGAAATACCAGCTGGCTGAATACTTTGTTCTTTAGTTTGTATTATATCGGCATTGCCAGCCCGAAACAGGTATTCATGTATAGCAGGAAGAATAGGAAAGACTTGATCAAATGGGTATTCCTGGGTTTGAAATGGAATTTTACACATTCAAAAGATAGTAACGATTTGGGCTTTAAAATATAAATATTGATGATTATAGTTTTTTGGATCAGCATTTTTCTGATTGTATATACGTTTGTTGGTTATGGTTTTCTGCTTTATGTGCTGGTGAAAATCAAACGTTTATTCAGCAAGCCATTCGTTTTTAAAACAGATGCGGTTTTACCATCGGTTACCCTGATGGTGGCAGCCTACAATGAAGAAGATCTTATTGAGGATAAAATAAGAAATACTCTGGAGCTGGATTATCCTAAAGATAAAATTCAGCTGATTTTTATTACCGACGGGTCTTCTGACCAGACCGCAGCAAAGGTGAGTCAGTTTAAAGAGATCACGTTATTACATCAGGATTTAAGATCAGGCAAGATGGCTGCGATTAAGCGGGCCATCCCCTTAATTAACGGGGCAATTACGGTGTTCACAGATGCGAATACTTTTTTAAATGCAGAAGCGATTAAAGAATTGGTGAAACATTATCAGAATCCTGAAGTTGGCGCTGTTGCAGGAGAAAAAAGAATCCTGGTTGAAGCATCGGCCGATGCCAGTTCGGCAGGGGAGGGCTTTTACTGGAAGTATGAATCTAAACTGAAAAAGCTGGATTATGAACTATATTCAAATGTAGGGGCGGCCGGAGAATTGTTCAGTATCAGAACTGCCTTGTATCAGCCCGTTGAAAGTGATACGATTATTGATGACCACATGATTGCGATGCGTATCGCGGAAAATGGTTATGTGATTGCTTATGAACCGGCTGCCTATGCGATGGAAACTGCATCGGCAGATGTGAAAGAGGAGCTTAAAAGAAAGATCAGGATCGCAGCAGGCGGGATACAATCTATTCTGCGCCTTAAAAAAGCTGCAAATCCATTCCGTAATTTTGTATTTACTTTTCAATATATCAGCCACCGGGTTTTAAGGTGGACGATTGTACCTTTTCTTCTGATCCTGGTTTTTGTGCTGAACGGCATCATTGCATTTACCTGGCCTGTTGCCTTTTACCAATGGTTATTTGCTTTGCAGGTGCTTTTCTATGTATTGAGTATCGTCGGTTTTTATTTTGAACAGCGGAATATCCGTGTAAAGGCTTTATTTGTCCCTTATTATTTCTGCATGATGAATTATGCTGTACTGGCTGGTATTGGCCGGTATTATCAGAAAAACCAAAGTGCAGCATGGGAAAAGTCGAAAAGGAAATCCTGATTTTAAGCGGTTCTTAGCGGTTTAATAACAAGTTGTCGTTGAAGGTTACTAAAGTCGTATTTATGGGTACTGATGCAGCCTGTGTAACTATACTGAGTAAATAACCGGCAGCTAAGGCAGTCGTGTTAATATTCCAGTGGTCAGCAGTAGTTGTTAACAGCGAAGGGATTAATTGTAGGCCATCCAGACAACTCAGCAGCTGAACATGGTTCTCTAAGCCTTTGCCCGTTGCTTTGACAAAGGCTTCCTTTCTGGTCCAGATGATAAAGAAATCTGCTATAGGGCTGGCACTGGCTGCTAAAAAATCCAGTTCAGCTTTAGAGAAAAGGACTTCTGCGACTGGCCCGAAATCAAAATCCGGCTGTGCCAGTTCAATATCCACACCAAGCTGGTGAAGGGAGAGCGCAATAATTGCATGACTATCACTGTGCGAAGTATTAAAATGCAGGTCTTTATTTTCCGCTAAATGCGGTTTGCCATTGGTACCGGTAACGAACTTAACTTCTTGTGCCTGGCAGCCCTGATAAGCGGCCAGCAGTATTTTTAACAGTGCCCTTCTGATGATAAATCTGTTGGTGTCTCTTTTAAAATGAAAACGACAGGCCCGGTTTTTCTCTTCCGCAGACAGGACTTTTTCCAGTAAAGGGACCCTGTTCAGATAAAGGTCAGTATCAATATTCCAGATCAGTAATTCATTAGCCACGAGCTCAGGGTGAACTGAACTTACAGGAAGGGTCTGGGTATACTGGCAAAATAATCGGGCAGACATCAATCAAAATTTAAGAGACACTATCTAATACCTGCTGCAAAGTCCTTGCAAATTCTTTGTCGTTGGGAGCCAGCAGCATTGTTTTATGATCTCCGGGGACATCATGTACTTCAACTCCTTTTAAGGCATATTTCTGCCATCCCAGGTATTTGAAATCTTCCACAAAGTAAACATTATCGGTCGCTCTGAACAAATGTATTTTCTCTTCGAACGGTGCTAATTTATAAGCCTGATAAGCAATGTCATACTTCTTGTCAATGCGCCTCATAATCTCATATATCCCTCCTGATTCTGCTTCGGTTTGGTGCTGAATACCAAAAATTTCCTTTAACCTGGTAGTCATGATATGTTTTTGATAGTTAACTGTAGCCTTAGGGTTCTTAATGAATGAGGTGATGATCCACCAGAATTTTGGCAGCTGTTTCTTTACCCGTTCTTTAAAAACAGAGAAATTATTTCCATGGAAGTCCAGGTTTTTTGCATTTGTATCAAAAATACCCAGCATTTTAATCTCATGTCCCAGTTCTCTTAATTGTCTGGCCATTTCGATCACTACGTAACCTCCAAAAGAATACCCTGCAAGGGCATATGGGCCATGTGGATTCTGTGCGAGTATGCTTTCAATATAATAACGGGCAATGTCTTCCATGTTGTCCATAGGTTCTTCCACGCCATCCAATCCTTGTGCCTGGATGCCAAATACTGGTTGTTCCTGGTCTACATGCAGTCCTATTCCACTAAAGTTAAGGACATTGTATCCGCCTCCATGAACAATATATATCGGGGTTTTTGTACCCGATGGTTTAATCGGAACCAGTGAAGTATAAATAGTAGGGCGGTTTTGTCCATCCAGTAATTTACCTAAAGTCCGGATAGTCGGATATTCAAATAAAGTAGCCAGCGGCAAACCATGTCCATTAGTCTTTTCTATCTGGATCATGAACTGAATGGCAATCAGTGAATGTCCGCCCAGTTCAAAGAAATTATCGTCAATACCAATCTCTTTGACATCGAGTAATTCTTCCCATAGTTTGACAATGGTTGTTTCGGTTGGGGTCTGCGGCGCAGTGTATTTACTGAAATCCCCGGCATGCAAATGGTCGGGGGCAGGCAACAATTTCTTGTCTATTTTACCGCTGCTGGTTCTTGGGAATTCCAAAACCCAGACAAATACAGAAGGGATCATAAAAGCGGGTAACCTGCTTTGTATTTCATTTCTTACAAAAGCGGTATCCTGATTTCCAGTAGCAGAAGCTAAATAAGCGATTAATCTTTTCCGGCCGTTATGATCTTCCTTCGCAGTTACGACAACTTGTGCAATCCCCGGAATACGGCTTAATACCGCTTCTACTTCTCCAAGTTCAATCCGGTAACCTCTGATTTTAACCTGATCATCGTTACGGCCAAGGAATTCAATATTTCCATCAGGTAAAATTCTGGCCACATCACCTGTACGGTAGGCGCGTACCTGTTTTCCGTCTGGTAAAGTTAAGCTGACAAACTTTTCGGCGGTCAGCTCCGGCTTATTTAAATAACCGGCAGCGAGGCTGGCACCAGAGATACATAATTCCCCGATTTCCCCGGGGGCCAGGATTTCCAGATTTTCTGTAGTAATATAAATAAGGGTATTGGAAACCGGGCTTCCGATATTTGGTAAAGCCGGCCATTTTGATGGGTTTCCGGTTAATTTCAACTGGGTAACTACATGACATTCAGTAGGGCCATATTGATTGTAAAGGATACAGCCCGGAACAGCCCGGAAAAATTGTTCGATCTGCGGGGTAATTTTCAGTTGCTCCCCGGCAGTCATCACTTCCTTTAAAGCTTTTGGGAATTTACCCATGCTGGCTGCGGTTTCGGCCAGGAATTGTAAGGCTACAAAAGGCAGGTAAATCCTGTTGATCTTTTTTAACTCAATCTTATCAAGCAGGTTATCTGGGTTTAACCGGAGCACATCATCAATCAGGATCAATTGTCCGCCAGCACAAAGTGTGCAGAATATTTCCTGAAAGGAGACGTCAAAAGTTAAAGGTGCAAATTGCAGGGTTATACTTCCGGGACCAGCAATTGAATTGACCATTTGCCACTGGATTAAATTGACCAGGGCAAGCTGCGTCATATAAACGCCCTTGGGTTTTCCGGTAGAGCCTGAAGTGTATAGAACATACCCGTTCGGGTTTTGCTGGTTGCTGTTTTGTACGGGTAAGCTATAGGTAAGGTCAAAGTCTATTGTTTGTAAATCCAGTTGTTGAAAGAACTTGTTCTCAACAGCTCCGGCAATACAAAAATGGAGATTTGAATCACTGATAATCTGGTTCAGCCTGATCTCCGGATAATTAGGATCAAGTGGCAGATAGGCTTTTCCTGCTTTAAGAATGGCAAGAATGGCGACAATCATGTTAATACCGCGGGTGGTACTGATCCCGATGATTTCCTGGTCGGGTGCCCGGTTCAGGATGGCCCTGCTCAGGTTATCAGCCCTGATATCCAGGTTGCTGTAACTAATAGATTCATCCTGAAAAGTAATGGCGGTCTGATCTTTAAAAACTGCTGCTGCTTTTTCAAATAACCCCTGAATGGTGAACGCTTTCAAAGCAGCAATTTCTGCGCTGAAATCGGGTGTAGTTACTGCTGCAATAGCTGTACTTCTTTTAAATACGGGACTTGAAAGAAAATACGGGTTATCCTGCTGAACTAATGCTTTGAGTTTCTGCTCAGGATGTACAGTGATAAACTTTAAGATGTTTTCAAAACCAGCCATCATTTGCTGGATGGTCTGCTGTTCAAATAACTGCGTATTATAAGACCATTCCAGCACAAAAGAGTTTTCTGAGCCACTGGCATTGATGAATAGTTCAAAGCTTTCAAAAGCTCTTGGATTACTGATCAATTGATAATCGAGGGTATCAAAAGAAACACCGTCATCCAAACCCATGTCTACATTGAAAACAACAGGGGCCAGGGGAATTCTGGAAGGATCTCTTGCAATCTTCAGGTTTTTCAATAGGTTGCCCCAGGTAATCTGCTGATGATCGAAAGCATCCAGTACGGCTGATTTTCTGAGTTTCAGGTACGCTTTGAAACTGTAGTTTTTATTCGGATAACTTCTGATCGGAAGAAAGTTCACACAATGTCCTACCAGGTTATAGTGTCCGGTAACGGATTGTCCGGAAGCTGGTAAACCCACTACAATGTCTCTCTGCCCGGTTAAAAGGTGCAGGAAAACTTCAAATGCAGCAAGGAAAGTGATGACCAGGCTGCTTCCTTCCGCTTTTCCGGTTTCTTTGAGTGCATGAATCAGTTCGTGGGAAATGTGGAAATCTAACCGGTTACTTTTGAAAGTTCTGAGTTGCGGACGCTCATGGTCAGTGGGTACATCGAGCACAGGAATCTGCTGTTCATACTGGCTGAGCCAGAACTGCTCATTGGCTTTGCGCTCCGCACTCCCGGAGAAAGTTAACTGCTCATATGCAAAGTCAGTCAAGGAGGTAGCTTCTGCTAAGCCGGGATTGGTGTTTTTAACCAGTGCAGTATAGATTTTACTGATATCTTGTAAAATTATTCCCAGTGACCAGCCATCACAGATAATATGATGTCCTGTAAAAGTGAAATGGTATTCCTGATCGGAAAGCTTTTGCAGGCCGGTTTTAAACAGCGGGCCGTTTAAAAGATCGAACAGGAATAAGGCATCACGGTTTACGTATGCGTTGATCTCTTCTTCTTGCTGCGCTGAGCCCAATGCCGATAAATCTGCATAGGCCAGTTCATCTTTTACCTGGTCAAAAATCAGGATAGTCGCACCATCTCTGCTAAAGGCAGATCTTAAGGCTTCGTGACGCTGCGCTACTCTTTTGATCGTATCTTTTAATAATTCGGGCTCAATATTTCCTTTCAGACGAAGTGAAACAGATTCGTTATAAGCTCTGCTCGCATCATTCCCACCCAGCATACAAGAAGTCCAGATTTCTATCTGAGGCTCCGTTGACGGCGCGGTACGAATGATTTCTCCTGCTTTAAAAGGGTCGAAATCAACTTGTTTATAGGTTATGTTTTGTTTACGCACGCTCATTTTAACTATTTGACTCTACCTGAAGATATTTTTCCGGATTTTCCGGATCTGTGATAAACCAGGCAGGATTTCCCGATTGATCTCTTCCTAGTCTTGCACCCGGGACAGGTGGCTGAAGTATGCCATTTGGACGGCCGCTTTCAATTAAAGCAGGGGTTTCGTTTAAAGGGATCAGCCCGGCTTTGATTAATTCACTTGCACTTTCTTTGAATTTTGCTGCGATCTGGTTGATCTCATCCAGTGTATGCGCTTCTGTTAAAAAACAAGGGAAACCATCCCAGATATGAATTCCTTTATACCGCATTAAGGTAAATAGCAACTCACTGTATGGGTATTCTGTGGTAAATTTGAGCTTCCACAAAGAACCAAAATGAGCAGCAAACAGCGGCAGTCTCAATTCTTCAATGGTTTCATTTAATAAGTCAGCCAGGTAAGTGGTATTGTTATTTAATTTGAGCTGGAATTCATGACCTTTTGCTTTCATATATTCCAGACTGGCTTTACCGGCTGCCAGTGCCAGCGGGTGTCTGACAAAGGTCCCTGCGAAATAAGTGACACCTGCTTCCGGATAAGAAGCATCGCCATAAGACCAGAAACCGCCATCCAGTGCATCCATGAATTGTTTTTTTCCGGCGATAGCACCAATAGGTAAACCTCCGCCAATTACTTTTCCATAAGTACCCAGGTCGGCCTGAATGCCGAATATGGCCTGTGCACCTCCCTGATGGGCGCGGAAACCAGTAATTACTTCGTCAAAGATCAGTACGGTTTCAGATTTCAGCGTAATTTCCCTGATTTCTTTCAAAAATTCAACAGGCTGAAATTCTGGTCTTCTGCTTTGTACAGGCTCTACCAGAACAGCAGCAATTTCATGCGCTCTTTCTCTGATGATATTTAATGACTCTTCAGTCCCGTAGTCTAGGACCAGCATATTTTGTACAGCCTCAGGCATAATACCCGGAGCTGCCGGAAAGCTTTTTAATTTTTTAGTGCCCCTGATAATCACTTCATCATTAATTCCATGGTAAGAGCCAGAAAAAGAAACGATTAAAGAACGTCCTGTTACTGTTCTGGCGATTCTCATTGCACCTAAAACAGCCTCAGAGCCAGTATTACATAAAGCAGCGCGGTCAAAACCAGTAAATTCACAAATCAACTGGCTAACCTCACCAGCAAGTTCATGCTGCGGGCCTATTTCATATCCTTTTTCTACTTGTTCCAGGATTGCATTTTTTAATACAGGATGCTGAAAACCCAGTAAGTTTGAGCCGAAACCATTCAAAGCATCTATGTATTCATTTCCGTCAATATCCCATAAGTGGCTTCCAAGGGATTTATTGGCGACAATAGAATAAACAATTTCTTTGGTATAGGGCTTAAACCCGGAAACCACGCGGGGATCTGCCATATGAGCCCTGTGTTTTTGTGTATAAGCTTTACTGGCAGCAGTTTTTTGATTGTAACGCTGGGTTAATTGCGTTAAGAATTCTTTTTGATCAGGTGTTAAGGCAGTTGAACTTTTCTCAATTCTGGCAGTAGCCCCAAATGGTTTTTTAATTTCTATCAGTTCTTCCGCAGAAATATCTGTAGCAGGTACAAGTATCGGAGAAGCAGAAACTGCATTGCGGTAAACCGAAGGCGCAGATCCGCTCATCAATTCTACTTGTTTAGTCAATAACTGTAACTGCTGGGCGATTAACCCAAGGGCAGTGTCCGCGGGTGCAAAAGCGGCAGATCCGTTAACAGGCTGGCTATAAGCAGTTGAAACCGGTATTTCTGCGGGAGCTGCCTCCTGTGGCGTATTTTTATCTATATAAACAGCAAGTGCATCAATAGTTGAATATTCTTCATTCAATTGTCTGAAGCTGATCGGAAGAGAGAATTCTTTTTTAAATGTAATTGCTACCTGCGTAAGCAGCAATGAATCCAGTCCGATCTCAATAAAACTTCTATCCGGGGTAACGCCATCCATTTCAATTCCAGAGGCATTTTCCAGTAAGTGTTTTATCTTTTCAATCAGTGTATCTTTCCTCATGGCAGTAAGGGTATTTGTATTGATTTGGTGAGTATTGGTTAGTATATTTTGTTTGGTCTTGTTTTTTGGCTCAACCCAGTATCTTTTTTTATGATACCTATAGGCTGGCAGCTCAACGCTGCGCCTTTGCTGGTTGTTGTAGAATGCTTTCCAGTCTGGGGTTAATCCTGCTAACCAGGTTTTTCCCAAAGCAGTTAAAATAGCATCGTAAGAACCTGTGGCCTCTTTTTTATCTAAACTGGCAATTGCAGTAAAGGTAGTTTTCGCTTCATGCTGCCAGGCTAGTGTGGTACAGGTATTTCCGGGGCCGGTTTCAATCAATACCGGATGATCCAGTGCGAGCAGGGTATCCAGCGCCGGGGAAAACCGAACTGTTTTTCTTAAATGTTCTGTCCAGTAAGCAGGGTCTTGTGCTTGTGCATCGGTCAGGAAATCACCGGTAACTGTAGAAACAATTGGTTTTTGCGGCCTGTTTAATTTAACCCCGCTTACAATTTCACTAAAGTCTTTGAGGATCGGGTCCATCATTGCAGAGTGAAAAGCATGGCTGGTCAATAATCTTTTATGTAAGATCAGCCTTTCATCAAGCTGAAGCTGAAAAGCATCAATATCTTCATCTTTTCCGGCAACAACACATAATTTAGGGCTGTTTATTGCTGCAATAGCTAAAGTTTCCGGAAGGAATTTCTCAATATCCAAAGCAGAAGCCCTGACACTTAACATGCTTCCTTCTGGTAATCCGCTGACCATTGCCCCACGGGTGGCAATTAGTTTAAGACCATCTTCTAAGGTGAAAACACCTGCTAAATGTGCAGCAACGTATTCTCCAATACTGTGTCCGCAAAGGATAGAGGGCTGTATGCCCCAGCTCATCCATAAACGGGCAAGCGCATAAGAAGTGATAAATAATGCGGGTTGCGTGTATTTAGTATTGTTCAGCAGGATACCAGCTTGCACATCATCGGCCGCTGCGTAAATGAGCTGCCTGATATCCTGATCCAGATAAGCCGTTAAAATCGATACGCATTCATCAATGGCTGCCTGGTAAACGGGCTCATTTTTATAAAGTTCGGCGCCCATTCCAACATATTGTGCACCCTGACCTGGAAATAGAAATACTGTTTCGCCGGGTAAGGTTTTAACAATAGCGGAAGATACCTTATTTTCTGCTGTTAA
It encodes:
- a CDS encoding 4'-phosphopantetheinyl transferase family protein, which translates into the protein MSARLFCQYTQTLPVSSVHPELVANELLIWNIDTDLYLNRVPLLEKVLSAEEKNRACRFHFKRDTNRFIIRRALLKILLAAYQGCQAQEVKFVTGTNGKPHLAENKDLHFNTSHSDSHAIIALSLHQLGVDIELAQPDFDFGPVAEVLFSKAELDFLAASASPIADFFIIWTRKEAFVKATGKGLENHVQLLSCLDGLQLIPSLLTTTADHWNINTTALAAGYLLSIVTQAASVPINTTLVTFNDNLLLNR
- a CDS encoding methyltransferase, TIGR04325 family, with the translated sequence MFYLLKELAPPIVNTLRWYSFKYGWKGNYKTYEQAKEKCKGYDEDHILNRIIETTYQVKNKEIAYERDGIAYDTVQMNFPLLKTLLYIASTHDNELTVIDFGGSLGTTYYQNYPYLKHLKKLKWCIIEQPKFVEAGKKHFENEHIKFYSSIQECMAENKPQLFLICSVLQYIDKPYQLLDEVKETGIPYIMLDYVGYNNSNTDRITIQHVPPVFYGIEASYPCYFFSRVKIQDKLCENYEKAYDFIAANEKYYVQFKPFRYEGSLWKIRP
- a CDS encoding sugar 3,4-ketoisomerase, whose product is MAHILNIQTFKDSRGILTVLDNIVPFEIKRLFYIYSVDDTDRGGHRHHETHQAAICIKGSCKITNNNGKKTEIFDLDSPEKCLMLLPEDWHVMHDFSADAILLVLASTAFDPKDYIYEPYDSI
- a CDS encoding glycosyltransferase family 2 protein produces the protein MIIVFWISIFLIVYTFVGYGFLLYVLVKIKRLFSKPFVFKTDAVLPSVTLMVAAYNEEDLIEDKIRNTLELDYPKDKIQLIFITDGSSDQTAAKVSQFKEITLLHQDLRSGKMAAIKRAIPLINGAITVFTDANTFLNAEAIKELVKHYQNPEVGAVAGEKRILVEASADASSAGEGFYWKYESKLKKLDYELYSNVGAAGELFSIRTALYQPVESDTIIDDHMIAMRIAENGYVIAYEPAAYAMETASADVKEELKRKIRIAAGGIQSILRLKKAANPFRNFVFTFQYISHRVLRWTIVPFLLILVFVLNGIIAFTWPVAFYQWLFALQVLFYVLSIVGFYFEQRNIRVKALFVPYYFCMMNYAVLAGIGRYYQKNQSAAWEKSKRKS
- a CDS encoding beta-1,6-N-acetylglucosaminyltransferase gives rise to the protein MRIAHLILTYTSPEQTERMIKSLSHPNFDFYIHVDKKFDINPHLFLKDIPNVYFINNRIDVKWAGFSTVTATFECIKEISKTGIRYDFINFLSGQDYPVKSADFINDFFLNNKGKEFLSYRDIKNDWKEGLIRMEKYFLSSYNFIGKYRLENLINKIMPKRKLPYNLHPYGKSMFWMLSPEVALHVVHTVENDQKLKYFFSLCWASDEFVFQTILLNSRYKDRIVNNNYRYIDWSAGGANPKTLDESDFEKIAASEMLFARKFNMSEHPEILNLIDKNLLANGAHT
- a CDS encoding non-ribosomal peptide synthetase; its protein translation is MSVRKQNITYKQVDFDPFKAGEIIRTAPSTEPQIEIWTSCMLGGNDASRAYNESVSLRLKGNIEPELLKDTIKRVAQRHEALRSAFSRDGATILIFDQVKDELAYADLSALGSAQQEEEINAYVNRDALFLFDLLNGPLFKTGLQKLSDQEYHFTFTGHHIICDGWSLGIILQDISKIYTALVKNTNPGLAEATSLTDFAYEQLTFSGSAERKANEQFWLSQYEQQIPVLDVPTDHERPQLRTFKSNRLDFHISHELIHALKETGKAEGSSLVITFLAAFEVFLHLLTGQRDIVVGLPASGQSVTGHYNLVGHCVNFLPIRSYPNKNYSFKAYLKLRKSAVLDAFDHQQITWGNLLKNLKIARDPSRIPLAPVVFNVDMGLDDGVSFDTLDYQLISNPRAFESFELFINASGSENSFVLEWSYNTQLFEQQTIQQMMAGFENILKFITVHPEQKLKALVQQDNPYFLSSPVFKRSTAIAAVTTPDFSAEIAALKAFTIQGLFEKAAAVFKDQTAITFQDESISYSNLDIRADNLSRAILNRAPDQEIIGISTTRGINMIVAILAILKAGKAYLPLDPNYPEIRLNQIISDSNLHFCIAGAVENKFFQQLDLQTIDFDLTYSLPVQNSNQQNPNGYVLYTSGSTGKPKGVYMTQLALVNLIQWQMVNSIAGPGSITLQFAPLTFDVSFQEIFCTLCAGGQLILIDDVLRLNPDNLLDKIELKKINRIYLPFVALQFLAETAASMGKFPKALKEVMTAGEQLKITPQIEQFFRAVPGCILYNQYGPTECHVVTQLKLTGNPSKWPALPNIGSPVSNTLIYITTENLEILAPGEIGELCISGASLAAGYLNKPELTAEKFVSLTLPDGKQVRAYRTGDVARILPDGNIEFLGRNDDQVKIRGYRIELGEVEAVLSRIPGIAQVVVTAKEDHNGRKRLIAYLASATGNQDTAFVRNEIQSRLPAFMIPSVFVWVLEFPRTSSGKIDKKLLPAPDHLHAGDFSKYTAPQTPTETTIVKLWEELLDVKEIGIDDNFFELGGHSLIAIQFMIQIEKTNGHGLPLATLFEYPTIRTLGKLLDGQNRPTIYTSLVPIKPSGTKTPIYIVHGGGYNVLNFSGIGLHVDQEQPVFGIQAQGLDGVEEPMDNMEDIARYYIESILAQNPHGPYALAGYSFGGYVVIEMARQLRELGHEIKMLGIFDTNAKNLDFHGNNFSVFKERVKKQLPKFWWIITSFIKNPKATVNYQKHIMTTRLKEIFGIQHQTEAESGGIYEIMRRIDKKYDIAYQAYKLAPFEEKIHLFRATDNVYFVEDFKYLGWQKYALKGVEVHDVPGDHKTMLLAPNDKEFARTLQQVLDSVS
- a CDS encoding glycosyltransferase family 2 protein codes for the protein MKRTSIITVNFNQPEVTLDFLQSVKLHTKLAEVEVILVDNGSSEDHSAVFLKEYPELIYISSAENLGFAGGNNLGIARASGEYLLFLNNDTEITGSLVSELTGALDENPEIGLISPLLLYFDAPDVIQYAGSTKMNYITCRNSTIGAMETNRGQYDRAFEETAFCHGAAMMCRKADLATAGLMDNNFFLYYEELDWCEKFKKAGKKIWFTGRTRVYHKESMSVGKESKIKTYFMTRNRMLFIRRNTSWLNTLFFSLYYIGIASPKQVFMYSRKNRKDLIKWVFLGLKWNFTHSKDSNDLGFKI